A window of the Citrus sinensis cultivar Valencia sweet orange chromosome 9, DVS_A1.0, whole genome shotgun sequence genome harbors these coding sequences:
- the LOC102613948 gene encoding uncharacterized protein LOC102613948 has translation MSWACMATNNGRVLYSSLSKLEKKENVKVSYDDDYGDSVWGVPEGKKPYPTVSNSTKEDYMYQFPLESDDVIDGGYDSSDDQCTDILRNNMPPEVNLKNVLSGIFAIITGQNKTPSDCMNQQESSSNVSFFGSGKNGDTYLHSSVYIPSAPPLLEPDGVRYIAYKEVLEAEPPEWLPDSSTTVCMQCTAPFTALTRGRHHCRFCGGVFCRICTKGRCLLPVRFRERNPQRVCDACYDRLDPLQGVLINTISNAVQAAKHDVVDWTCTRGWLNLPVGLSMEYEIYKASNTLRSYCQVAESNPERSIPLAVLNGAKGLAILTVAKAGVLVSYKLGTGLVVARRSDGSWSAPSAILSVGLGWGAQIGGELMDFIVVLHDSKAVKTFCSRLHFSLGAGCSAAAGPIGRVLEADLRAGERGSGMCYTYSCSKGAFVGVSLEGNIVATRMDTNLRFYGDPYLTTADILLGTVDRPKAAEPLYAALEGLYSSLSH, from the exons ATGTCGTGGGCATGTATGGCGACAAATAATGGAAGAGTTTTGTATTCTTCTCTTTCTAAGCTCGAGAAAAAGGAGAATGTTAAAGTGAGTTACGATGATGATTATGGTGATTCTGTTTGGGGGGTGCCAGAAGGCAAAAAACCTTACCCAACAGTCTCAAATTCCACGAAAGAAGATTATATGTATCAGTTTCCACTTGAATCTGATGACGTTATTGATGGCGGATATGATTCAAGTGATGATCAATGTACTGATATTCTAAGAAATAATATGCCTCCAGAGGTAAATCTGAAAAATGTGCTGAGTGGAATATTTGCAATCATAACCGGGCAAAACAAAACTCCAAGCGATTGCATGAATCAGCAAGAGAGCAGTTCCAATGTTTCGTTTTTTGGATCTGGGAAGAATGGCGATACATATTTGCACTCATCGGTTTACATTCCAAGTGCTCCACCACTTCTTGAGCCAGATGGGGTTAGATATATTGCTTACAAAGAGGTGCTCGAAGCTGAACCCCCCGAGTGGCTTCCTGATAGTTCCACTACAGTTTGCATGCAGTGCACTGCTCCTTTTACTGCGCTTACTCGTGGTAGACATCACTGTCGGTTTTGTGGAGGGGTTTTCTGTAGAATTTGTACTAAGGGAAGGTGTCTGTTGCCTGTGAGGTTTAGAGAGCGGAATCCACAAAGGGTGTGTGATGCTTGTTATGATAGACTTGATCCTTTACAAGGTGTTCTTATTAATACAATTAGCAATGCTGTGCAAGCGGCAAAACATGATGTGGTGGATTGGACATGTACAAGGGGATGGCTGAACCTTCCAGTTGGTTTGTCAATGGAATATGAGATATATAAGGCCTCTAATACATTGAGAAGCTACTGCCAG GTTGCGGAGTCAAATCCTGAGAGATCAATACCCTTAGCGGTTCTGAACGGGGCCAAGGGTCTGGCAATTCTAACAGTTGCTAAAGCTGGTGTACTAGTTTCTTACAAACTTGGCACTGGTTTGGTTGTTGCTAGAAGGTCAGATGGTTCCTGGTCTGCTCCATCAGCTATATTATCAGTTGGTTTAGGATGGGGCGCTCAG ATTGGGGGGGAGCTCATGGACTTCATAGTTGTGCTCCATGATTCAAAAGCTGTAAAAACGTTTTGCAGTCGATTGCATTTTTCTCTTGGTGCTGGTTGCAGTGCTGCAGCAGGGCCTATTGGGAGAGTGCTGGAAGCAGATCTTCGTGCTGGAGAGAGAGGTTCTGGCATGTGCTATACTTACAGTTGTAGCAAAG GGGCTTTCGTTGGAGTGTCGCTGGAAGGGAACATTGTTGCGACAAGGATGGATACCAATCTACGGTTTTATGGGGATCCTTATTTGACTACGGCAGACATTCTTCTTGGGACAGTGGACCGGCCAAAGGCGGCTGAACCACTGTATGCTGCGCTTGAAGGACTTTATTCCAGTCTAAGCCACTAG
- the LOC102625153 gene encoding E3 ubiquitin-protein ligase RSL1-like, whose amino-acid sequence MVKKQTPPYSEVNEELEEAYLTPKSHESQLTDEETVNLGKRRSSNAETDDGTPSFVCEICVESRSLYDSFNVKGCSHFNCTSCVVRYIASKLEDNITNISCPQLGCEARLEFEDCRLILPDDVFARWGLALCESALVGHKKFYCPYKDCSIMLIDEEEAIRQSNCPQCRRLFCVQCKVPWHSEFDCSQFQKLQNRGEDDMVVSLAKKKKWKRCPNCNYFVERSAGCFYMKCRCGNAFCYDCGARLITTTRCPGCNHQN is encoded by the exons ATGG ttaaaaaacaaacgccaccttacTCTGAGGTGAATGAAGAGCTTGAAGAAGCTTACTTGACTCCAAAATCACATGAGAGTCAGCTGACAGATGAAGAAACAGTTAATCTTGGAAAAAGGCGGTCTTCAAATGCTGAAACTGATGATGGGACTCCATCTTTTGTTTGTGAAATCTGTGTCGAATCGAGGTCACTttatgactcattcaatgtaAAGGGCTGTTCCCATTTTAACTGTACTTCATGTGTTGTCCGCTACATAGCTTCCAAGCTTGAAGACAACATAACAAATATTTCTTGCCCGCAATTGGGTTGTGAAGCAAGGCTAGAGTTTGAGGACTGCCGTTTGATCCTTCCTGATGATGTGTTTGCCAGATGGGGACTTGCTCTATGTGAGTCTGCACTTGTTGGTCATAAAAAGTTCTACTGTCCGTATAAAGACTGCTCAATCATGTTGATCGATGAAGAAGAAGCTATCAGACAATCAAATTGTCCTCAGTGTAGGAGACTATTCTGCGTGCAGTGTAAGGTTCCTTGGCATTCGGAGTTTGATTGTTCCCAGTTTCAGAAATTGCAGAATCGCGGTGAGGATGACATGGTGGTTTCTTtagcaaagaagaagaagtggaAGAGGTGCCCAAATTGCAATTACTTTGTGGAAAGATCAGCCGGCTGCTTTTATATGAAGTGCAG GTGCGGGAATGCGTTCTGCTACGACTGTGGAGCTCGCTTAATTACTACTACTCGGTGCCCCGGTTGTAATCATCAGAATTAA
- the LOC102613446 gene encoding E3 ubiquitin-protein ligase RSL1-like isoform X2 has translation MDTQKIPRLEILEDDDDEVIITHSSRKGSTKKTAISVEQYDEDRDIQLVLMASLSDDFINLDDYYDDDELHILNFVPQNTPFGKAKKPFSSRSVTEKGQCSNSKNEVTIEERIETSFICDICVEPKSTDESFSIKGCSHSYCTECMTKYVASKLQENITSINCPVADCKGVLEPEYCRDILPEDVFNRWGNALCEAVILGAQKFYCPFKDCSALLIDDGGEAIRESVCPDCNRMFCAQCKVPWHAGIRCAEFQKLHKDEREPEDIMLMTLAQKENWRRCPNCKIFVEKKEGCRYMRCRFNHLIHRGLRNMFQNT, from the exons ATGGACACACAGAAGATTCCCCGACTTGAGATTTtggaagatgatgatgatgaagttATTATCACACACAGTTCACGAAAGGGCTCAACGAAGAAAACTGCAATTTCAGTTGAGCAGTACGATGAAGACAGAGACATCCAGTTGGTTCTCATGGCTTCTCTTAGTGACGACTTCATTAATCTTGATGATTACTATGATGATGACGAGTTGCATATACTTAACTTCGTGCCTCAAAATACACCTTTCGGTAAAGCAAAGAAACCCTTTTCAAGTCGTTCGGTGACTGAAAAAGGGCAGTGTTCAAATTCCAAAAACGAAGTCACAATCGAAGAAAGAATTGAAACTTCTTTTATCTGTGACATTTGCGTGGAACCCAAATCAACAGATGAGTCTTTTAGCATCAAGGGCTGCTCTCATTCTTACTGCACCGAGTGCATGACGAAGTATGTGGCCTCAAAGTTGCAAGAAAATATTACATCAATAAACTGCCCGGTAGCTGATTGCAAAGGCGTGTTAGAGCCCGAGTACTGCCGGGATATACTCCCAGAAGATGTGTTTAATAGATGGGGCAATGCTCTGTGTGAGGCTGTGATTCTTGGGGCTCAGAAGTTTTATTGTCCGTTCAAAGATTGCTCTGCTCTTTTGATTGATGATGGAGGAGAGGCAATTAGGGAATCAGTGTGTCCTGATTGTAATAGAATGTTTTGTGCACAATGTAAGGTTCCTTGGCATGCAGGGATTCGGTGTGCAGAGTTTCAGAAGTTGCATAAGGATGAGAGGGAACCTGAAGATATTATGTTGATGACGCTTGCTCAGAAGGAGAACTGGAGGAGGTGTCCTAATTGTAAGATCTTTGTTGAGAAGAAAGAAGGTTGCAGGTATATGAGATGCAG GTTTAATCATTTGATTCATCGTGGCCTAAGAAACATGTTCCAGAACACATAA
- the LOC102613446 gene encoding E3 ubiquitin-protein ligase RSL1-like isoform X1: MDTQKIPRLEILEDDDDEVIITHSSRKGSTKKTAISVEQYDEDRDIQLVLMASLSDDFINLDDYYDDDELHILNFVPQNTPFGKAKKPFSSRSVTEKGQCSNSKNEVTIEERIETSFICDICVEPKSTDESFSIKGCSHSYCTECMTKYVASKLQENITSINCPVADCKGVLEPEYCRDILPEDVFNRWGNALCEAVILGAQKFYCPFKDCSALLIDDGGEAIRESVCPDCNRMFCAQCKVPWHAGIRCAEFQKLHKDEREPEDIMLMTLAQKENWRRCPNCKIFVEKKEGCRYMRCRCGFSFCYNCGTPSNNYHHQYHYCTHCKS, encoded by the exons ATGGACACACAGAAGATTCCCCGACTTGAGATTTtggaagatgatgatgatgaagttATTATCACACACAGTTCACGAAAGGGCTCAACGAAGAAAACTGCAATTTCAGTTGAGCAGTACGATGAAGACAGAGACATCCAGTTGGTTCTCATGGCTTCTCTTAGTGACGACTTCATTAATCTTGATGATTACTATGATGATGACGAGTTGCATATACTTAACTTCGTGCCTCAAAATACACCTTTCGGTAAAGCAAAGAAACCCTTTTCAAGTCGTTCGGTGACTGAAAAAGGGCAGTGTTCAAATTCCAAAAACGAAGTCACAATCGAAGAAAGAATTGAAACTTCTTTTATCTGTGACATTTGCGTGGAACCCAAATCAACAGATGAGTCTTTTAGCATCAAGGGCTGCTCTCATTCTTACTGCACCGAGTGCATGACGAAGTATGTGGCCTCAAAGTTGCAAGAAAATATTACATCAATAAACTGCCCGGTAGCTGATTGCAAAGGCGTGTTAGAGCCCGAGTACTGCCGGGATATACTCCCAGAAGATGTGTTTAATAGATGGGGCAATGCTCTGTGTGAGGCTGTGATTCTTGGGGCTCAGAAGTTTTATTGTCCGTTCAAAGATTGCTCTGCTCTTTTGATTGATGATGGAGGAGAGGCAATTAGGGAATCAGTGTGTCCTGATTGTAATAGAATGTTTTGTGCACAATGTAAGGTTCCTTGGCATGCAGGGATTCGGTGTGCAGAGTTTCAGAAGTTGCATAAGGATGAGAGGGAACCTGAAGATATTATGTTGATGACGCTTGCTCAGAAGGAGAACTGGAGGAGGTGTCCTAATTGTAAGATCTTTGTTGAGAAGAAAGAAGGTTGCAGGTATATGAGATGCAG GTGCGGATTTTCATTTTGCTACAATTGTGGGACTCCCTCAAATAACTACCACCATCAATACCACTATTGTACCCACTGTAAGAGCTAA
- the LOC102612755 gene encoding E3 ubiquitin-protein ligase RSL1-like isoform X3 yields the protein MIIFFIKETRKSLEFNFQELVRFSMTENEMASSTRSETSRSFVCEICVETKLRNESFSIKGCSHMYCVDCTVKYVDSKLQENVTSIGCPVTDCGGSLEPEYCRDILPEEAFDKWGKALCESLIPGAQKFYCPFKDCSALLIDDAGEAIRESECPNCHRLFCAQCKVAWHAGIECADFQKLHKDEPESEDIILMKLAQNQKWNRCPNCKFYVEKKDGCSYIRCRCGYAFCYHCGVQLSTVSHGYYCPSCNK from the exons ATGATAATCTTTTTCATAAAGGAAACACGAAAGAGCctagaattcaattttcaagaGTTGGTTCGATTTTCCATGACTGAAAACGAAATGGCGTCTTCAACAAGATCCGAAACAAGCCGTTCTTTCGTCTGCGAAATCTGCGTCGAAACCAAGCTAAGGAACGAGTCATTCAGCATCAAGGGTTGCTCCCACATGTACTGTGTAGACTGCACAGTCAAGTACGTGGACTCTAAGTTGCAAGAAAACGTCACGTCAATTGGCTGTCCGGTCACAGATTGCGGTGGCTCGTTAGAGCCCGAGTATTGTCGCGACATACTCCCAGAAGAGGCGTTTGATAAATGGGGCAAAGCCCTGTGTGAGTCCCTGATTCCCGGGGCTCAGAAATTTTATTGCCCTTTCAAAGACTGCTCTGCCCTTTTGATCGATGATGCTGGAGAGGCTATAAGGGAATCCGAGTGCCCGAATTGCCACAGATTGTTTTGTGCACAATGTAAGGTTGCTTGGCATGCAGGGATTGAGTGTGCTGATTTTCAGAAGTTGCATAAGGATGAGCCGGAGAGTGAAGATATTATACTAATGAAGCTCGCTCAGAACCAGAAATGGAATAGGTGTCCTAACTGTAAGTTCTATGTTGAGAAGAAGGATGGTTGCTCGTATATCAGGTGCAG GTGTGGATATGCCTTCTGTTATCACTGTGGAGTTCAATTAAGTACTGTTTCTCATGGTTATTATTGCCCCAGCTGTAACAAGTAG
- the LOC102612755 gene encoding E3 ubiquitin-protein ligase RSL1-like isoform X1, with product MIIFFIKETRKSLEFNFQELVRFSMTENEMASSTRSETSRSFVCEICVETKLRNESFSIKGCSHMYCVDCTVKYVDSKLQENVTSIGCPVTDCGGSLEPEYCRDILPEEAFDKWGKALCESLIPGAQKFYCPFKDCSALLIDDAGEAIRESECPNCHRLFCAQCKVAWHAGIECADFQKLHKDEPESEDIILMKLAQNQKWNRCPNCKFYVEKKDGCSYIRCRSGKKRKGDLSLRSSGNCESLCSATFSSLSVQLLVSQFGRAKGGHILASIGITYLIVKNAYLIL from the exons ATGATAATCTTTTTCATAAAGGAAACACGAAAGAGCctagaattcaattttcaagaGTTGGTTCGATTTTCCATGACTGAAAACGAAATGGCGTCTTCAACAAGATCCGAAACAAGCCGTTCTTTCGTCTGCGAAATCTGCGTCGAAACCAAGCTAAGGAACGAGTCATTCAGCATCAAGGGTTGCTCCCACATGTACTGTGTAGACTGCACAGTCAAGTACGTGGACTCTAAGTTGCAAGAAAACGTCACGTCAATTGGCTGTCCGGTCACAGATTGCGGTGGCTCGTTAGAGCCCGAGTATTGTCGCGACATACTCCCAGAAGAGGCGTTTGATAAATGGGGCAAAGCCCTGTGTGAGTCCCTGATTCCCGGGGCTCAGAAATTTTATTGCCCTTTCAAAGACTGCTCTGCCCTTTTGATCGATGATGCTGGAGAGGCTATAAGGGAATCCGAGTGCCCGAATTGCCACAGATTGTTTTGTGCACAATGTAAGGTTGCTTGGCATGCAGGGATTGAGTGTGCTGATTTTCAGAAGTTGCATAAGGATGAGCCGGAGAGTGAAGATATTATACTAATGAAGCTCGCTCAGAACCAGAAATGGAATAGGTGTCCTAACTGTAAGTTCTATGTTGAGAAGAAGGATGGTTGCTCGTATATCAGGTGCAG GTCTGGAAAGAAGAGGAAGGGTGATTTGAGTCTCAGGAGCTCGGGTAATTGCGAAAGCTTGTGTAGTGCCACCTTTTCGTCATTGTCAGTACAACTGTTGGTGAGCCAATTTGGTCGAGCAAAGGGCGGTCATATTTTAGCATCAATAGGTATAACTTATCTAATAGTGAaaaatgcttatttaatcctataa
- the LOC102612755 gene encoding E3 ubiquitin-protein ligase RSL1-like isoform X5, whose protein sequence is MIIFFIKETRKSLEFNFQELVRFSMTENEMASSTRSETSRSFVCEICVETKLRNESFSIKGCSHMYCVDCTVKYVDSKLQENVTSIGCPVTDCGGSLEPEYCRDILPEEAFDKWGKALCESLIPGAQKFYCPFKDCSALLIDDAGEAIRESECPNCHRLFCAQCKVAWHAGIECADFQKLHKDEPESEDIILMKLAQNQKWNRCPNCKFYVEKKDGCSYIRCSEESVDWVWSLILRE, encoded by the exons ATGATAATCTTTTTCATAAAGGAAACACGAAAGAGCctagaattcaattttcaagaGTTGGTTCGATTTTCCATGACTGAAAACGAAATGGCGTCTTCAACAAGATCCGAAACAAGCCGTTCTTTCGTCTGCGAAATCTGCGTCGAAACCAAGCTAAGGAACGAGTCATTCAGCATCAAGGGTTGCTCCCACATGTACTGTGTAGACTGCACAGTCAAGTACGTGGACTCTAAGTTGCAAGAAAACGTCACGTCAATTGGCTGTCCGGTCACAGATTGCGGTGGCTCGTTAGAGCCCGAGTATTGTCGCGACATACTCCCAGAAGAGGCGTTTGATAAATGGGGCAAAGCCCTGTGTGAGTCCCTGATTCCCGGGGCTCAGAAATTTTATTGCCCTTTCAAAGACTGCTCTGCCCTTTTGATCGATGATGCTGGAGAGGCTATAAGGGAATCCGAGTGCCCGAATTGCCACAGATTGTTTTGTGCACAATGTAAGGTTGCTTGGCATGCAGGGATTGAGTGTGCTGATTTTCAGAAGTTGCATAAGGATGAGCCGGAGAGTGAAGATATTATACTAATGAAGCTCGCTCAGAACCAGAAATGGAATAGGTGTCCTAACTGTAAGTTCTATGTTGAGAAGAAGGATGGTTGCTCGTATATCAGGTGCAG TGAAGAATCTGTTGATTGGGTGTGGAGCCTAATTTTAAGAGAATGA
- the LOC102612755 gene encoding E3 ubiquitin-protein ligase RSL1-like isoform X4, which yields MIIFFIKETRKSLEFNFQELVRFSMTENEMASSTRSETSRSFVCEICVETKLRNESFSIKGCSHMYCVDCTVKYVDSKLQENVTSIGCPVTDCGGSLEPEYCRDILPEEAFDKWGKALCESLIPGAQKFYCPFKDCSALLIDDAGEAIRESECPNCHRLFCAQCKVAWHAGIECADFQKLHKDEPESEDIILMKLAQNQKWNRCPNCKFYVEKKDGCSYIRCGYAFCYHCGVQLSTVSHGYYCPSCNK from the exons ATGATAATCTTTTTCATAAAGGAAACACGAAAGAGCctagaattcaattttcaagaGTTGGTTCGATTTTCCATGACTGAAAACGAAATGGCGTCTTCAACAAGATCCGAAACAAGCCGTTCTTTCGTCTGCGAAATCTGCGTCGAAACCAAGCTAAGGAACGAGTCATTCAGCATCAAGGGTTGCTCCCACATGTACTGTGTAGACTGCACAGTCAAGTACGTGGACTCTAAGTTGCAAGAAAACGTCACGTCAATTGGCTGTCCGGTCACAGATTGCGGTGGCTCGTTAGAGCCCGAGTATTGTCGCGACATACTCCCAGAAGAGGCGTTTGATAAATGGGGCAAAGCCCTGTGTGAGTCCCTGATTCCCGGGGCTCAGAAATTTTATTGCCCTTTCAAAGACTGCTCTGCCCTTTTGATCGATGATGCTGGAGAGGCTATAAGGGAATCCGAGTGCCCGAATTGCCACAGATTGTTTTGTGCACAATGTAAGGTTGCTTGGCATGCAGGGATTGAGTGTGCTGATTTTCAGAAGTTGCATAAGGATGAGCCGGAGAGTGAAGATATTATACTAATGAAGCTCGCTCAGAACCAGAAATGGAATAGGTGTCCTAACTGTAAGTTCTATGTTGAGAAGAAGGATGGTTGCTCGTATATCAG GTGTGGATATGCCTTCTGTTATCACTGTGGAGTTCAATTAAGTACTGTTTCTCATGGTTATTATTGCCCCAGCTGTAACAAGTAG
- the LOC102612755 gene encoding E3 ubiquitin-protein ligase RSL1-like isoform X2: MIIFFIKETRKSLEFNFQELVRFSMTENEMASSTRSETSRSFVCEICVETKLRNESFSIKGCSHMYCVDCTVKYVDSKLQENVTSIGCPVTDCGGSLEPEYCRDILPEEAFDKWGKALCESLIPGAQKFYCPFKDCSALLIDDAGEAIRESECPNCHRLFCAQCKVAWHAGIECADFQKLHKDEPESEDIILMKLAQNQKWNRCPNCKFYVEKKDGCSYIRSGKKRKGDLSLRSSGNCESLCSATFSSLSVQLLVSQFGRAKGGHILASIGITYLIVKNAYLIL; the protein is encoded by the exons ATGATAATCTTTTTCATAAAGGAAACACGAAAGAGCctagaattcaattttcaagaGTTGGTTCGATTTTCCATGACTGAAAACGAAATGGCGTCTTCAACAAGATCCGAAACAAGCCGTTCTTTCGTCTGCGAAATCTGCGTCGAAACCAAGCTAAGGAACGAGTCATTCAGCATCAAGGGTTGCTCCCACATGTACTGTGTAGACTGCACAGTCAAGTACGTGGACTCTAAGTTGCAAGAAAACGTCACGTCAATTGGCTGTCCGGTCACAGATTGCGGTGGCTCGTTAGAGCCCGAGTATTGTCGCGACATACTCCCAGAAGAGGCGTTTGATAAATGGGGCAAAGCCCTGTGTGAGTCCCTGATTCCCGGGGCTCAGAAATTTTATTGCCCTTTCAAAGACTGCTCTGCCCTTTTGATCGATGATGCTGGAGAGGCTATAAGGGAATCCGAGTGCCCGAATTGCCACAGATTGTTTTGTGCACAATGTAAGGTTGCTTGGCATGCAGGGATTGAGTGTGCTGATTTTCAGAAGTTGCATAAGGATGAGCCGGAGAGTGAAGATATTATACTAATGAAGCTCGCTCAGAACCAGAAATGGAATAGGTGTCCTAACTGTAAGTTCTATGTTGAGAAGAAGGATGGTTGCTCGTATATCAG GTCTGGAAAGAAGAGGAAGGGTGATTTGAGTCTCAGGAGCTCGGGTAATTGCGAAAGCTTGTGTAGTGCCACCTTTTCGTCATTGTCAGTACAACTGTTGGTGAGCCAATTTGGTCGAGCAAAGGGCGGTCATATTTTAGCATCAATAGGTATAACTTATCTAATAGTGAaaaatgcttatttaatcctataa
- the LOC102612755 gene encoding E3 ubiquitin-protein ligase RSL1-like isoform X6, translating to MIIFFIKETRKSLEFNFQELVRFSMTENEMASSTRSETSRSFVCEICVETKLRNESFSIKGCSHMYCVDCTVKYVDSKLQENVTSIGCPVTDCGGSLEPEYCRDILPEEAFDKWGKALCESLIPGAQKFYCPFKDCSALLIDDAGEAIRESECPNCHRLFCAQCKVAWHAGIECADFQKLHKDEPESEDIILMKLAQNQKWNRCPNCKFYVEKKDGCSYISEESVDWVWSLILRE from the exons ATGATAATCTTTTTCATAAAGGAAACACGAAAGAGCctagaattcaattttcaagaGTTGGTTCGATTTTCCATGACTGAAAACGAAATGGCGTCTTCAACAAGATCCGAAACAAGCCGTTCTTTCGTCTGCGAAATCTGCGTCGAAACCAAGCTAAGGAACGAGTCATTCAGCATCAAGGGTTGCTCCCACATGTACTGTGTAGACTGCACAGTCAAGTACGTGGACTCTAAGTTGCAAGAAAACGTCACGTCAATTGGCTGTCCGGTCACAGATTGCGGTGGCTCGTTAGAGCCCGAGTATTGTCGCGACATACTCCCAGAAGAGGCGTTTGATAAATGGGGCAAAGCCCTGTGTGAGTCCCTGATTCCCGGGGCTCAGAAATTTTATTGCCCTTTCAAAGACTGCTCTGCCCTTTTGATCGATGATGCTGGAGAGGCTATAAGGGAATCCGAGTGCCCGAATTGCCACAGATTGTTTTGTGCACAATGTAAGGTTGCTTGGCATGCAGGGATTGAGTGTGCTGATTTTCAGAAGTTGCATAAGGATGAGCCGGAGAGTGAAGATATTATACTAATGAAGCTCGCTCAGAACCAGAAATGGAATAGGTGTCCTAACTGTAAGTTCTATGTTGAGAAGAAGGATGGTTGCTCGTATATCAG TGAAGAATCTGTTGATTGGGTGTGGAGCCTAATTTTAAGAGAATGA